The region AATTTGTTGTCGTCGATTTCAAAACGGGGAAACCCTCATCCAGTGACAGGGTGCAGTTGCTACTTTATGCTTTATTCCTTAAAGAAGCGTTTAACCTCCCTACGCTGGATCAAATGGAATTGCGGAATGAATATTTGGCACAAGGGAAATACACTTCCTTCACGCCTAGACAAACTGATCTGGAGTACGTGCAGTCGTTGATTCAAACCAGCGTGAAGGAAATGAAGGCCTACTTGCGTGTTCCAGAACAAAATGTGCCGCTGGAGATGGAGAGGTTTGAACAAACGAAAAATCGGGCGATCTGCCGCAGGTGTGCGTTTCAGGAGTTGTGCGATATAGGGTAGAGGGCGGTGTGAGGCTTATGGGGCTGACATGATTGACAAGGCTGGCAACGCTTAGAATATGTCGATACCCAAAATAACAGGTTTCCCGACTGGGAATCAGATGGAATGGAAGGAGAAATGTATCATGAATGAAGACATGCTGAAAGACGTGGATTTGTTGGATGAGACGGAAGAGGAGGCAGAAGGCTCTCTCACGGTATCCGACAATTTCGGGATTATGTTGAAGCATTATAGGAAATTGAAAAATCTTTCTTTAAAGGAGTTAGAAAATCTGTGCGGAGTGTCGGCTTCTTACATTAACAGACTCGAGAGGGGAGAAAGGAGATCCCCGAGTATTTCCGTTATATTGCGATTGGCAGGGGTGTTGGATATCAATAGTTCGGTACTGTTAGCGGCGATTAACATCAAAGAGCCACAGACTTCTGAAAAAATCACTTTTTCCGAACTACTGATCAAGCATGAATTTCTGCTCAATGGAGAAGAACTGAGCAAGGAGGCAAAGGAGAAACTGCTGAAAATTGTCGAGCACATTGCCCAGTGCCACTGGAACTCGGACACGAAAGTCCGTGACATTTTCGTCTTGGCAGAGCTGGTAGATCAATTCAAACTCGCGGTTTGAAAACATTTCGGATGGGAGGGACGGGGAATGTCTCTCCCTTCTCAGTCATGATGAAAAGGTGGGAGTACATTGCCGAAACAACGTTCGGAAAAAGAGTTTATTTTTAACTTGTACTTGAAGAAGTATCCCGAAGTGTTGGAAGGGATTCTTGGTGTTGACCTGGCACAGATTGAACTGGAAATTCCGTATGGTCGGAAGAAAATTGATTTTTATGCCGTCTCCAGAGACAAACGGGTAGAGGTTTTTGTAGAGAACCAATTGACACAGTCGGATGTAGCACATTTGAAAGAAAAAATCATGCCTATTTTGCAGAGTTTGCAAGAGGGCATAGTAGTCTGGACGGCTCAACGTTTTGACACAGCACATCTGTCTGCGGTCAAAGCATTTCTGAAAGCCAATCCGCAGAAATACGTGAATGTTTACGGCGTAGAACTGCACCCTGAAGTGATAAAACAGCTGAAGATGATCCAATTTTTCTCGCCATACTTGCAAGGTTCAATTGGGGAGTTTCCAGATGATTTCCCTGGCGAGGCTTATGAAAAAAAAAGAATTCAAGGTCCGCAGGGGCAGGTTGTTGAACAAATCATGGAAATCGACAAAGATTGGTGGAGATCGTCGATGATTGACCCAAGAATGGCGGAGATTTTGTTGGAAGAAGTCACGGATGAACGGGCGTTTTTAGCCCAACAGGAACGGATATCGGAGTATCTTATCCACCGTTTCTAAACCCGTCCATTGAACCGCCTTTGTGGCGGTTTTGTTTTTGGAGGACTTTCCGTCCTGTTCTTTGTGCCTCGATGTATCTTTCAAGCTACGAACGACACAAAAATTCTGGTAAAATTGTAGTAACTAATGGAAACAACCGCTTGGGCGAATGGAATTATGGCACGAAAAGGGGGTAATGGTAATGCCCAAATATTCGGAACGGGATATTTGTACAAAGTTTATTACTCCCGCTTTAATTAAGGCAGGATGGGATATACATAAGCAAATTCGGGAAGAAGTAACATTTACGGCGGGACGTATTATTGTAAAAGGGAAGATGCACACCAGAAGAAAGGCGAAGCGAGCGGACTATATTCTTTATTACAAATCTAACCTGCCGCTGGCCATTATCGAAGCAAAAGATGACACACATTCCGTTGGAGACGGAATGCAACAAGCTTTGCAATATGCCGATATCCTCGATATTCCCTTTGTTTTCAGTTCAAACGGAAAAGCGTTTTTAGAACACGATCGAACAGGCATGTCGGATTATGTTGAAAGGGAAATTGGGCTTGATGAGTTTCCGTCTCCTGAACAATTGTGGGAAAGGTATAAGCAATGGAAGGGCATTACGGAAGAGCAGGAAAGAATCATTACGCAAGACTATTTTTCGGATGGAAGCGGAAAAACGCCGCGTTACTACCAACGAATTGCCATTAATCGTGCAGTAGAAGCGATTGCCAAAGGACAAAATCGACTTCTGCTGGTCCTTGCCACGGGAACGGGCAAAACGCTCATTGCCTTTCAGTTGATTTGGAGATTATGGAAGTCCAGAACGAAGAAAAGAATCCTGTTTCTTGCCGACCGTAACATCTTGGTTGATCAGACGATGGCAAATGATTTTAAGCATTTTGGCGATAAGATGACCAAAATCAGGAATCGCAAGGTGGATAAGTCATATGAAATTTATTTAGCACTGTACCAAGGAGTGTCGGGTGCCGAGGAATGGAAAAACATCTACAAAGAATTTTCTCCTGATTTCTTTGACCTGATTATCGTGGATGAGTGCCATCGTGGTAGTGCCAAAGAAGATTCCGCATGGCGGGAGATTTTGGAATATTTCTCGTCAGCGACTCAGGTTGGACTCACGGCAACCCCTAAAGAAACGAAAGACGTTTCGAACATTCATTACTTTGGGGAGCCAATTTACACATACAGTTTGAAACAAGGGATCAACGATGGATTCCTGGCTCCTTATCGGGTCATTCGATACACCATTGATAAAGACGTGGAAGGCTGGCGGCCAGAAGAAGGACAGAGAGATAAATACGGACAAATCATCGAAGATCGGATTTATAACGTCAAAGACTTTGATCGCACATTAATTATTGATGAACGTACTGCCCTGGTCGCCAAAAAAATCACGGAGTATCTAAAGAAAACGGATCGTTTTCAGAAAACCATTGTTTTTTGTGTAGACATACCGCATGCTGAACGAATGCGTCAGGCATTGGTAAACGAAAATGCCGATTTGGCGGCTCAAAATCCAAAATACATTGTACGAATAACGGGGGATAATGAGGAGGGGAAGGAGGAGCTGGACAACTTTATCGATCCAGCCAGTACATACCCCGTGATCGCAGTGACGTCCAAGTTGTTAACGACTGGCGTCGATGTCCAAACGTGCAAGCTCATTGTGCTGGATGCCAACATTAATTCCATGACAGAATTTAAACAGATCATTGGTCGGGGCACTCGTGTAAACGAAGAATACGGCAAATATTCGTTCACCATCATCGATTTTCGTAATGTTACCAACTTGTTTGCCGACCCCGCGTTTGACGGAGAACCTGTACAAATCTATGAACCCAAAGAGGGGGATCCTTCCATTCCGCCAGAAGTAGTGGAAGAAGACGATGAAGAAGAAGCAGGCTTCTCGGATGACTTATACGGCGGTGACAAGGAGGATGGATACGAAGGAGATGACGTGATCCGCGAGCGATCGCGAACGTATTACGTCGATAATGTCAAGGTGAAAGTGATCAACGAGAGGGTTCAATACATCAATGAGGAAGGAAAGTTGATCACAGAGTCTTTGAAGGACTATACCAAAAAAAGAGTCAATCAAAATTACGCCTCGCTTGACGAGTTTCTGCAAAAATGGAACGCCGCCGAACGTAAGGATGCTATAATAGAAGAGTTGCTTGAACAGGGTGTGCTCCTGGATGAATTACAGCAAGAAGTGGGAAAATACTTCGATCCTTTTGATCTCATCTGTCACGTAGCCTTCGATATGAAGCCGCTCACTCGTCGAGAACGGGCGATGAATGTGAAAAAACGGAATTACTTTACCAAATATGGAGAAAAAGCAAGGGCTGTATTGGAAGCCTTGCTGGACAAGTATGCGGATGAAGGCATTGAAAATATTGAAAGCATGGAAGTGTTAAAACTTCATCCCTTTGATCAGTACGGATCTCTTATTGAGATTGTCAAATTTTTCGGGGGCAAGCAGAAGTATTTGGAAGCGTTAAAAGAGTTGAAGCAACAAATCTACACATCAGCTTAGTTTGCTACTAGGAGGAACAACATGACAATAGCCAATATCGTGAAATCGATTCAGGATATCATGCGGCAAGACGTTGGAGTAGATGGCGATGCACAACGGATTGCTCAGCTTGTCTGGATGATTTTCCTGAAAATCTTTGATGATAAAGAAGCAGAGTTGGAGCTTTTAGATGAAGAGTATCGTTCGCCAATTCCAGAGAAGTATCGTTGGCGTAACTGGGCGGCAAACGATGAGGGCATGACAGGAGACGAGTTGTTGGAATTCGTAAACAATGAGCTGTTTCCCGCTTTAAAAGAACTTTCGGATGTTGAAGAAGGAAGCCGAGGTTACCTCGTAAGAGAAGTGTTCCAGGACAGCTACAATTACATGAAGTCGGGAACACTGATGCGTCAGGTGATTAACAAAATCAACGAAATTGACTTTAACAGCTCCGAAGATCGCCATTTGTTCAATGACTTTTATGAGACTTTTTTGCGTGATCTCCAGAGTGCAGGAAATGCAGGAGAATACTATACGCCTCGTGCAGTCACACAATTTATGGTAGATATGACCAATCCGCAATTGGGGGAGAAGGTGTTGGATCCTGCTTGTGGCACTGGGGGTTTTCTGACCTGTGCATTGGAACATTTGATGAAACAAGCGAAAACGGTTGAAGATCGGCAACTGGTTCAATCGTCTATATTGGGTATAGAGAAAAAACCGTTGCCTCATATTCTCAGTGTGACGAATTTAATTTTGCATGATATTGATATTCCCAAGATCCGCCGAGACAATTCGCTATCCCGACCGTTGCGTGACTACGGCATGAAGGATAAGGTCGACGTAATCTTGACCAATCCACCTTTTGGGGGAATTGAAGAAGACGGAATTCAGGCGAATTTCCCTGCCAGTTTCCGTACGAAAGAGACCGCTGATCTCTTTATGGTTTTAATTTTAACCTTACTGAAAGATGGCGGACGTGCGGCTGTTGTATTGCCTGATGGTTTTCTCTTTGGCGAAGGGGTCAAAACACGCATTAAAGAAAAATTGCTCAGTGAATGCAATTTACATACAATTGTTCGCTTGCCTAATGGCGTCTTTGCTCCGTATACGGGTATTCGAACCAATCTATTGTTCTTTACCAAGGGTGAACCGACTAAGGAAATTTGGTACTTTGAGCATCCATACCCCGAAGGTCAGAAGTCCTATTCCAAGACAAAACCGATCCGCATTGAGGAATTTGATCTGGAGAAGCAGTGGTGGGGAAATCGTGTTGAAAATGAATACGCTTGGAAAGTGACTGTAGAGGAAATCAGGAGCATCAATTATAACCTTGATGTGAAGAATCCGAATAAATCAGCGGAAGACATTGATTTGGATGTTTCTCAAATCTTGAAGAGAATCCAGCAAGGAAATCGTAAGATCGAGCAACTCA is a window of Microaerobacter geothermalis DNA encoding:
- a CDS encoding type I restriction-modification system subunit M — translated: MTIANIVKSIQDIMRQDVGVDGDAQRIAQLVWMIFLKIFDDKEAELELLDEEYRSPIPEKYRWRNWAANDEGMTGDELLEFVNNELFPALKELSDVEEGSRGYLVREVFQDSYNYMKSGTLMRQVINKINEIDFNSSEDRHLFNDFYETFLRDLQSAGNAGEYYTPRAVTQFMVDMTNPQLGEKVLDPACGTGGFLTCALEHLMKQAKTVEDRQLVQSSILGIEKKPLPHILSVTNLILHDIDIPKIRRDNSLSRPLRDYGMKDKVDVILTNPPFGGIEEDGIQANFPASFRTKETADLFMVLILTLLKDGGRAAVVLPDGFLFGEGVKTRIKEKLLSECNLHTIVRLPNGVFAPYTGIRTNLLFFTKGEPTKEIWYFEHPYPEGQKSYSKTKPIRIEEFDLEKQWWGNRVENEYAWKVTVEEIRSINYNLDVKNPNKSAEDIDLDVSQILKRIQQGNRKIEQLTGELIKILGY
- a CDS encoding helix-turn-helix domain-containing protein, which gives rise to MNEDMLKDVDLLDETEEEAEGSLTVSDNFGIMLKHYRKLKNLSLKELENLCGVSASYINRLERGERRSPSISVILRLAGVLDINSSVLLAAINIKEPQTSEKITFSELLIKHEFLLNGEELSKEAKEKLLKIVEHIAQCHWNSDTKVRDIFVLAELVDQFKLAV
- the hsdR gene encoding EcoAI/FtnUII family type I restriction enzme subunit R → MPKYSERDICTKFITPALIKAGWDIHKQIREEVTFTAGRIIVKGKMHTRRKAKRADYILYYKSNLPLAIIEAKDDTHSVGDGMQQALQYADILDIPFVFSSNGKAFLEHDRTGMSDYVEREIGLDEFPSPEQLWERYKQWKGITEEQERIITQDYFSDGSGKTPRYYQRIAINRAVEAIAKGQNRLLLVLATGTGKTLIAFQLIWRLWKSRTKKRILFLADRNILVDQTMANDFKHFGDKMTKIRNRKVDKSYEIYLALYQGVSGAEEWKNIYKEFSPDFFDLIIVDECHRGSAKEDSAWREILEYFSSATQVGLTATPKETKDVSNIHYFGEPIYTYSLKQGINDGFLAPYRVIRYTIDKDVEGWRPEEGQRDKYGQIIEDRIYNVKDFDRTLIIDERTALVAKKITEYLKKTDRFQKTIVFCVDIPHAERMRQALVNENADLAAQNPKYIVRITGDNEEGKEELDNFIDPASTYPVIAVTSKLLTTGVDVQTCKLIVLDANINSMTEFKQIIGRGTRVNEEYGKYSFTIIDFRNVTNLFADPAFDGEPVQIYEPKEGDPSIPPEVVEEDDEEEAGFSDDLYGGDKEDGYEGDDVIRERSRTYYVDNVKVKVINERVQYINEEGKLITESLKDYTKKRVNQNYASLDEFLQKWNAAERKDAIIEELLEQGVLLDELQQEVGKYFDPFDLICHVAFDMKPLTRRERAMNVKKRNYFTKYGEKARAVLEALLDKYADEGIENIESMEVLKLHPFDQYGSLIEIVKFFGGKQKYLEALKELKQQIYTSA